In Burkholderia sp. GAS332, one DNA window encodes the following:
- a CDS encoding cation diffusion facilitator family transporter translates to MSDFKNAAFGAGHDHIFLGAGHEKNERKTWAVIALCSAMMLIEIVGGSMFGSLALVADGLHMSTHAGAMLIAALAYTYARKHATDSRFVFGTGKLGDLAGFTSAIVLAMIAVLIGYEAVSRFLSPVPIHFGEAIPIAVVGLLVNLASVWLLSGDHHGHSHGPSHGHSHGHDDHAHEDETQKIFAPSGVFAVSIFEDGVPPVFRITPATEGSRLDASAVSVTTVRPDGTQQVFALADRGGYLESKEDIPEPHAFRAIVRMVDGEHEVEFEEHEHHDDAHEAATRDHNIRSAYIHVMADAAVSVLAIIGLLLARTFGWLWMDPLAGVIGALVIANWSYGLMRDTGAILLDMNSDRRMAENVRNAIEDRGDKVVDLHVWRVGPGHMSAVVSVATGETERDSRFYHSVLERFKGLSHVTVEVQPSHAAA, encoded by the coding sequence ATGAGTGATTTCAAAAACGCCGCATTCGGCGCAGGGCACGACCACATCTTTCTGGGTGCCGGTCATGAAAAGAACGAGCGCAAAACGTGGGCGGTCATCGCGCTGTGCAGCGCGATGATGCTGATCGAAATCGTCGGCGGCAGTATGTTCGGGTCACTGGCGCTTGTCGCCGACGGCTTGCATATGTCGACGCACGCCGGGGCCATGCTGATTGCGGCCCTCGCGTACACCTACGCGCGCAAACATGCCACCGACTCCCGCTTCGTGTTCGGTACCGGCAAACTGGGTGATCTCGCCGGGTTCACGAGTGCCATCGTGCTCGCGATGATTGCAGTGCTGATTGGCTACGAGGCGGTGTCGCGTTTTCTGTCGCCGGTCCCCATTCACTTCGGCGAAGCGATTCCTATCGCGGTGGTCGGGCTGCTGGTCAACCTGGCGAGCGTTTGGCTGCTGAGCGGCGATCATCACGGGCACAGTCACGGCCCTAGCCACGGACACAGCCATGGTCACGACGACCATGCTCATGAAGACGAGACGCAGAAGATTTTCGCGCCGTCCGGTGTGTTTGCCGTTTCCATCTTCGAGGATGGCGTGCCGCCCGTTTTCCGCATCACACCGGCGACGGAGGGTTCCCGATTGGACGCTTCCGCGGTGTCCGTTACGACGGTGCGACCCGATGGGACGCAACAGGTATTCGCGCTGGCGGACCGTGGCGGCTATCTGGAATCGAAGGAAGACATTCCCGAGCCACACGCCTTCAGGGCCATCGTGCGTATGGTGGACGGCGAGCACGAAGTCGAATTCGAAGAACACGAGCACCACGACGATGCGCATGAAGCAGCGACTCGCGACCATAACATCCGGTCCGCGTACATTCATGTGATGGCGGACGCGGCGGTTTCCGTGCTGGCTATCATCGGACTCCTGCTGGCGCGCACCTTTGGCTGGCTCTGGATGGACCCGCTCGCTGGTGTCATCGGCGCGCTGGTGATTGCAAACTGGTCGTACGGCCTGATGCGGGACACGGGCGCAATTCTGCTCGACATGAACTCCGACCGACGTATGGCGGAAAACGTGCGCAACGCTATCGAGGATCGTGGCGACAAGGTCGTCGACCTGCATGTATGGCGGGTGGGTCCGGGTCACATGAGTGCTGTGGTGTCAGTGGCAACGGGTGAAACCGAGCGTGATTCGCGCTTCTATCACTCAGTGCTTGAGCGCTTCAAGGGGCTGTCGCATGTCACCGTTGAAGTGCAACCCTCACACGCGGCGGCCTGA
- a CDS encoding hypothetical protein (manually curated), whose protein sequence is MNIQQQHVIRFANANLLIASAALFAACGGGGGGGGGGGPSNMSMISIAGTAATGKALANATISIDCAQGSMSVAADANGNYHATLGAVTPCMIAATSGGTMLHSEAFAGGTYNVTPETDLLLSYLAAQLGTNESGLIASFTTNTQFQQTLQNQTDVLTAQAAVVQGLQQKYGVTLSTPNFLTTAFTVGQPGEDSDLEALFALGAIDTNGEPDAAAVTLMATTGAAHPIATSPGTGAGGTGEAGVGGTGSPGGMM, encoded by the coding sequence ATGAACATTCAACAGCAACACGTCATTCGTTTTGCCAACGCAAATCTGCTAATTGCATCCGCTGCATTGTTCGCTGCTTGCGGAGGCGGTGGCGGTGGCGGAGGCGGAGGCGGCCCAAGCAACATGTCGATGATTTCGATCGCTGGCACGGCGGCAACCGGGAAGGCACTCGCGAACGCGACGATTAGCATCGACTGCGCTCAGGGTTCCATGTCGGTCGCTGCAGATGCGAACGGAAACTACCACGCGACGCTCGGCGCAGTGACGCCGTGCATGATTGCTGCGACTTCGGGCGGGACGATGCTGCATTCCGAGGCGTTCGCTGGCGGCACGTACAACGTCACGCCGGAGACGGACTTGCTGCTGTCCTATCTCGCGGCGCAACTTGGCACGAATGAAAGCGGGCTCATCGCCAGCTTCACGACGAACACGCAGTTTCAGCAGACGCTGCAGAATCAGACCGACGTTCTGACTGCGCAGGCCGCTGTCGTCCAAGGTCTGCAGCAGAAGTACGGCGTTACGCTTTCCACCCCCAATTTTCTGACCACCGCATTCACTGTCGGCCAACCAGGCGAGGACAGTGATCTGGAAGCGCTCTTTGCTCTCGGCGCAATCGACACCAACGGCGAACCGGACGCCGCCGCCGTCACACTCATGGCCACGACGGGGGCCGCGCATCCGATTGCGACATCGCCAGGTACCGGCGCAGGCGGGACCGGTGAGGCCGGGGTGGGCGGCACGGGAAGCCCGGGCGGCATGATGTGA
- a CDS encoding DNA-binding transcriptional regulator, FrmR family codes for MSHTIRDKQKLLNRVRRIKGQVEAIERALEDERGCMDVLQQITSCRGAMNGLLAVVLEDHIRTHLVDAETHEEPAGSATDQLIEVVHSYFK; via the coding sequence ATGAGCCACACCATTCGCGACAAACAGAAGCTGCTCAACCGCGTCCGCCGCATCAAGGGGCAGGTGGAAGCCATCGAGCGGGCGCTCGAGGACGAGCGGGGGTGCATGGACGTCCTGCAGCAGATAACCAGTTGCCGCGGCGCGATGAACGGTCTGCTGGCTGTGGTGCTGGAGGACCATATCCGCACCCATCTCGTCGATGCGGAAACTCACGAAGAGCCGGCCGGCAGTGCGACTGACCAGCTCATCGAAGTCGTTCACAGCTATTTCAAATAG
- a CDS encoding ChrR Cupin-like domain-containing protein — MEHTGLFQRRTCDVDWVAPEIVCLCMVAIDSATRPSVHTQSERRDNMTHDPSAGPQFRWSDSNDAPWIPSTLAKGVEVKNLGKANGRAIQLVRFSPGAVFPDHLHTGPEFIYVVEGEVTWNGRLLARGCVGVAEAGTVERGFRSMTGCVFLLMYDLEQLFDSVNSMKPGSAQ, encoded by the coding sequence ATGGAACACACCGGCTTATTCCAGCGTCGCACGTGTGACGTGGACTGGGTCGCCCCCGAGATCGTATGCTTGTGCATGGTTGCAATTGACTCCGCAACGCGCCCAAGTGTGCATACGCAGTCGGAAAGGCGAGACAACATGACTCACGATCCATCGGCAGGACCACAATTTCGCTGGAGCGATTCGAACGACGCCCCTTGGATACCGTCAACGCTCGCCAAGGGCGTCGAGGTGAAAAACCTGGGCAAGGCGAACGGCCGCGCAATCCAGCTCGTGAGGTTCTCACCCGGCGCCGTGTTTCCCGACCACCTTCACACAGGCCCGGAGTTCATCTATGTCGTGGAAGGCGAAGTGACCTGGAACGGCCGACTGCTAGCGCGCGGATGCGTCGGCGTGGCGGAAGCGGGAACGGTCGAGCGCGGATTCCGTAGCATGACCGGGTGCGTGTTCCTGCTCATGTACGACCTCGAGCAGCTTTTCGATTCGGTGAATTCGATGAAGCCGGGATCAGCTCAATAA
- a CDS encoding ribosomal protein S12 methylthiotransferase accessory factor encodes MEIKVNFLDKLRLEAKFDDFTVVADQPIRYKGDGSAPGPFDYFLASSALCAAYFVKLYCVTRNIPTENIRLSQNNIVDPENRYQQIFKIQVELPADISDKDRQGILRSIDRCTVKKVVQAGPEFVIEEVENLDADAQSLLTLKPASDASTYIAGKDLPLEQTIANMSGILAGLGMKIEIASWRNIVPNVWSLHIRDAHSPMCFTNGKGATKESALASALGEFIERLNCNHFYGGAFWGEDIANAEFVHYPNERWFKPGRKDALPAGILDEYCLQIYNPDGELRGSHLIDTNSGNVERGICSLPFVRQSDGEVVYFPSNLIENLFLSNGMSAGNTLAEAQVQCLSEIFERAVKREILEGEIALPDVPHEVLAKYPGILAGIQGLEEQGFPVLVKDASLGGTYPVMCVTLMNPRTGGVFASFGAHPSFEVALERSLTELLQGRSFEGLNDLPPPTFVSNAVTEPNNFVEHFIDSSGVVSWRFFSAKANFEFVEWDFSGQGENSNAEEAATLFGILEDMGKEAYMAVYDQLGAVACRILVPDYSEVYPVEDLIWDNTNKALLFRADILNLHRLDDAGLAALLERLENSELDEHSDIATLIGIEFDENTDWGQLTVLELKLLIHLALQQFEAAQELVGAFLQYNDNTVERGLFYQALNVVLEVLLDDDLELDDYAVNFRRMFGNARMDAVMGAVDGSVRFYGLTPTSMKLEGLDRHHRLIDSYKKLHKARANVVATAS; translated from the coding sequence ATGGAAATTAAAGTCAACTTTCTCGATAAGCTACGTCTTGAAGCCAAGTTCGATGACTTCACGGTAGTGGCCGACCAGCCTATCCGTTATAAGGGCGATGGCTCCGCGCCTGGTCCCTTCGATTATTTTTTGGCCTCATCGGCCTTGTGTGCAGCTTACTTTGTGAAGTTGTACTGCGTGACTCGCAATATTCCTACCGAAAATATCCGCCTGTCGCAGAATAATATTGTTGATCCGGAAAACCGGTACCAGCAGATTTTCAAGATTCAGGTTGAGTTGCCGGCGGACATCTCCGACAAAGACCGCCAGGGTATTTTGCGTTCTATCGACCGTTGTACGGTCAAAAAAGTGGTGCAAGCCGGGCCCGAGTTTGTCATTGAAGAGGTAGAGAACCTGGATGCCGATGCTCAGTCCTTGCTGACGTTGAAGCCGGCTTCTGACGCCAGCACCTATATTGCGGGCAAGGATCTGCCGTTGGAGCAAACCATCGCCAATATGTCGGGCATTTTGGCGGGCTTGGGCATGAAGATTGAAATCGCTTCATGGCGCAATATCGTTCCCAATGTGTGGTCGCTGCATATCCGCGATGCGCACTCGCCGATGTGTTTTACCAATGGCAAGGGAGCGACTAAAGAAAGCGCGTTGGCGTCAGCGTTGGGCGAGTTTATCGAGCGCCTGAATTGCAACCATTTCTATGGCGGTGCATTTTGGGGCGAAGACATCGCCAATGCGGAGTTTGTGCATTACCCCAACGAGCGCTGGTTCAAACCTGGCCGTAAAGATGCACTGCCGGCTGGGATTCTGGATGAGTACTGCCTGCAAATTTACAACCCCGATGGCGAGTTGCGTGGCTCGCATCTGATCGACACCAACTCCGGCAATGTGGAGCGCGGTATCTGTTCGCTGCCGTTCGTGCGGCAGTCGGACGGTGAAGTGGTGTATTTTCCGTCCAACCTGATCGAAAACCTATTCCTCAGCAATGGCATGAGTGCCGGTAATACGCTGGCAGAAGCGCAGGTGCAATGTCTGTCCGAAATTTTCGAACGGGCGGTAAAGCGCGAAATTCTGGAGGGTGAAATCGCCTTGCCTGATGTGCCGCACGAAGTGCTGGCGAAATACCCTGGCATTCTGGCCGGGATTCAGGGATTGGAAGAGCAGGGCTTTCCGGTGCTGGTAAAAGATGCGTCGCTGGGTGGGACCTACCCGGTGATGTGCGTCACCTTGATGAACCCGCGGACAGGCGGTGTCTTTGCCTCGTTCGGCGCGCACCCAAGCTTCGAGGTGGCGCTGGAACGGAGTCTGACGGAATTGCTGCAGGGGCGGAGTTTTGAAGGCCTGAACGATTTACCTCCGCCCACCTTTGTCAGTAACGCCGTGACTGAACCCAATAACTTCGTTGAGCACTTCATTGATTCCAGCGGTGTAGTGTCGTGGCGCTTTTTCAGCGCCAAAGCGAATTTCGAGTTTGTTGAGTGGGATTTTTCTGGTCAAGGTGAAAACTCCAACGCTGAGGAAGCAGCAACCTTGTTCGGCATTCTCGAAGACATGGGCAAAGAAGCTTACATGGCGGTGTATGACCAGTTGGGTGCCGTAGCCTGCCGGATTCTGGTGCCCGATTATTCGGAAGTTTACCCGGTAGAGGATTTGATCTGGGATAACACAAACAAGGCGCTGTTGTTCCGCGCCGATATTTTGAATTTGCATCGACTGGACGATGCCGGCCTGGCAGCGCTGCTTGAGCGCTTGGAGAACAGCGAGCTGGACGAGCACTCCGATATTGCCACTTTGATCGGCATCGAATTTGACGAGAATACGGACTGGGGGCAGCTAACCGTTCTCGAGTTGAAGCTGCTGATTCATCTCGCCTTGCAGCAATTTGAGGCGGCGCAAGAGCTGGTGGGCGCTTTCCTGCAGTACAACGACAACACGGTCGAGCGCGGATTGTTTTACCAGGCCTTGAATGTGGTGCTGGAGGTGCTCCTCGATGACGACCTGGAACTGGACGACTACGCGGTCAACTTCCGTCGGATGTTTGGCAACGCTCGGATGGACGCGGTAATGGGGGCAGTGGACGGCAGCGTGCGCTTCTATGGATTGACGCCAACGAGTATGAAACTGGAGGGTCTCGATAGGCACCACCGCCTGATCGACAGCTACAAAAAACTGCATAAGGCGCGGGCCAATGTGGTGGCTACAGCCAGTTAG
- a CDS encoding Putative Ca2+/H+ antiporter, TMEM165/GDT1 family, which translates to MQSFLVSTSVVGLAEIGDKTQLLSLVLAARYRKPVPIILGVLAATLINHGASGALGVWLASILSPNILNWAVVVSFAVMAVWILIPDKLDDADAVLTKNSMGVFGTTAVTFFLAEMGDKTQIVTIALAARFHEFFGVVAGTTLGMMLANVPVIYLGHKFADRLPTKAVHILAAIIFVVLGGLALRTALYPTAHSMF; encoded by the coding sequence ATGCAATCCTTCCTCGTCTCGACCAGTGTGGTCGGTCTCGCCGAAATCGGCGACAAGACTCAACTGCTGTCCCTGGTGTTAGCGGCGCGCTATCGCAAGCCTGTTCCCATCATCCTTGGTGTGCTTGCCGCGACCCTTATCAACCATGGCGCATCGGGTGCACTGGGCGTGTGGCTCGCGAGTATTCTGAGCCCCAACATTCTGAATTGGGCCGTCGTCGTATCATTTGCGGTCATGGCCGTGTGGATTCTCATTCCCGACAAGCTGGACGATGCCGATGCGGTATTGACGAAGAACTCGATGGGCGTCTTCGGCACAACGGCTGTAACGTTCTTCCTCGCCGAGATGGGCGACAAGACGCAAATCGTGACCATCGCGCTTGCTGCGCGCTTTCATGAATTCTTCGGTGTTGTCGCAGGCACGACACTGGGCATGATGCTGGCGAATGTGCCGGTCATCTATCTTGGCCATAAGTTTGCCGACCGCCTGCCGACGAAGGCCGTTCACATCCTTGCTGCCATCATCTTTGTTGTACTCGGTGGACTCGCCCTGAGAACGGCGCTCTATCCGACGGCGCATTCGATGTTTTAG
- a CDS encoding transcriptional regulator, GntR family, with product MEILVKETLTEAILERLVEDIVSGVLPPEHNLRIEQLKEQYGVGASPLREALARLTSLGFVTNETRRGFRVAPLSQGDLADLTRMRQLIETEALREAIAAGNADWEMEIAGSFAKLSLAVTRHYDAPAEARSTIEMAHKSFHAALLGACRSRRLMDLQATFYDQASRYRHVILADAQELDGFVERHEALMRMVLGRNAEAAVTALSEHLAITPQDVYGPGSRTLKR from the coding sequence ATGGAAATACTCGTCAAGGAAACGCTGACCGAGGCGATACTCGAGCGTCTCGTCGAAGATATCGTGTCCGGCGTGCTGCCGCCCGAGCACAACCTGCGCATCGAGCAACTGAAGGAGCAGTACGGCGTCGGGGCCTCGCCATTGCGTGAGGCGCTGGCGCGGCTGACCTCGCTGGGTTTCGTGACCAACGAAACGCGGCGCGGCTTCCGTGTTGCGCCGCTGTCGCAAGGGGATCTGGCAGACCTGACCCGGATGCGCCAGTTGATCGAGACAGAGGCATTGCGTGAAGCGATCGCGGCAGGCAATGCCGACTGGGAGATGGAGATCGCAGGCAGCTTCGCGAAGCTGTCGCTTGCCGTGACGCGCCATTACGATGCGCCGGCAGAGGCGCGGAGTACGATCGAGATGGCTCATAAGAGCTTCCACGCCGCGTTGCTTGGGGCTTGCCGCTCACGACGACTGATGGATTTGCAGGCTACTTTCTACGATCAGGCGAGCCGCTACCGTCATGTGATCCTTGCCGACGCGCAGGAGCTTGATGGTTTCGTCGAGCGGCATGAGGCGCTTATGCGCATGGTGCTTGGCAGGAACGCGGAGGCGGCGGTCACGGCGCTGTCAGAGCACCTGGCGATCACGCCTCAGGATGTTTATGGGCCCGGTTCACGGACGCTAAAGCGGTAG